A single region of the Serinus canaria isolate serCan28SL12 chromosome 11, serCan2020, whole genome shotgun sequence genome encodes:
- the TERB1 gene encoding telomere repeats-binding bouquet formation protein 1: MNTQKVQINQCDMKTDLNLLLECLKSQVDCPLSQQEAVITVYYICQQNSEASEYFREIGGLMFINDLAKSSTHCIVKEAALFTLGIIIESNVYCQQTLCTSALFEDLILFLIKKDSGVNLKRMSVYVILVLVSNNKNGQIHVRDTGCISLLLQLFRTTLSTSEKNLSAENTDPCYQLWSSVRSTLCACVNNPQHGTEDNQNICCGVFPYAKGWLKSCTEPEIIRPICSFLGLTVENNWKSYVQKYFVSIGGLDTLAKVLLELMHDSCLSNSSMKLAVVVTKTLDACIANNSAMGVVLAKYHTVSELLKLLSNETLSTGEKISIILTIGHCTEVCEENQCELLQNNGLPLMIQVLTESQDEELVKAATFVLQNCKQMTEQLSLNLCDNSLNVNNAEELDVQVRKRCLQDYWKKAKEILHRINSIEKQHNEERVQGEIFVDESSVANSEALKSHEVKPVDPKYTEGTQKDVCCPQLTSKLNNQVLASSVTSAPQKNETVNTMDAASTRQTEQRNSPRSVTALHTDSVSQSHNINGKTACGKSRSGLQAGEQLFKQPAETVRNMKQTCTSGQHSFCSEKTERVKSTSAVSSSHKMADLRCLGCTAGGLSLNSKTFTKMLQSCLHRCEHHRVILEAEERYRGELRRVAAGDNNRSATHQKMLLSSVKKDGLYKEIPTSRSKKDSFQSILLTPNRKDKSNTSKRDEHSRNTRWTSNYNLTPAYENSLQKSQDANQKRQRVKEMCSQKCQHLKENCTPSLDKDEGNEMCSLAMSMRPLNKRRVRKDFTTEEINCLLKGVQKMGNHWNLILWSYPFQKGRTSVDLSKKYYRLQVQVLITEFSTDDKCWEPSFHH; the protein is encoded by the exons atgaacacTCAAAAGGTGCAGATAAATCAGTGTG ATATGAAAACAGATCTGAACTTACTGCTTGAATGCCTTAAATCTCAGGTGGACTGCCCTCTGTCTCAGCAGGAGGCTGTGATCACTGTCTATTACATTTGCCAACAAAACA GTGAAGCGAGCGAATACTTTCGAGAAATTGGTGGTTTGATGTTTATAAATGACCTTGCCAAGTCGAGTACTCATTGCATCGTAAAGGAAGCAGCTTTATTTACATTGGGGATTATTATAGAGAGTAATg tgtaTTGTCAACAGACTTTGTGTACTTCTGCATTGTTTGAAGacctcattttatttttaattaaaaaggatTCTGGTGTGAACTTGAAAAGAATGTCTGTTTATGTCATCTTAGTACTGGTGTCAAATAATA AAAATGGGCAAATCCATGTCAGAGACACAGGCTGCatcagcctgctgctgcagctgttcaG AACAACTCTCTCCACGTCTGAGAAGAATCTGTCAGCTGAAAACACCGATCCCTGCTATCAGCTCTGGTCCTCAGTCCGCAGCACTCTCTGTGCCTGTGTCAACAACCCCCAGCACGGGACAG AAGATAATCAGAACAtttgctgtggggtttttccctATGCCAAAGGGTGGCTCAAGAGTTGCACAGAGCCTGAGATAATTCGTCCCATCTGTTCATTTCTTGGTCTCACAGTTGAAAACAACTGGAAGT CATatgtgcagaaatattttgtttctattgGAGGATTGGATACATTAGCCAAAGTTCTCCTTGAGCTTATGCATGATTCCTGTTTGAGTAACTCCAGCATGAAACTTGCTGTGGTAGTAACAAAGACTCTGGATGCCTGTATTGCTAATAACT CTGCCATGGGTGTTGTCTTGGCAAAGTATCACactgtgtcagagctgctgaagctgctgtcCAATGAGACACtgagcacaggagaaaaaatcagTATTATTCTAACAATTGGACACTGCACTGAAGTTTGTG AAGAGAACCAGTGTGAGCTGCTTCAGAACAATGGTCTGCCACTCATGATTCAGGTATTGACAGAATCTCAGGACGAGGAACTCGTCAAAGCTGCTACTTTTGTGCTGCAGAACTGCAAACAAATGA cTGAACAGTTGTCTCTGAATTTATGTGATAACTCTTTAAATGTGAACAATGCAGAAGAATTGGATGTGCAAGTCAGAAAAAGATGTTTGCAAGACtactggaagaaagcaaaagaaattttaCACAGAATAAACTCAATTGAAAAACAGCACAATGAG GAAAGAGTGCAAGGAGAAATATTTGTAGATGAATCTTCAGTAGCCAATTCTGAAGCATTAAAATCCCATGAAGTGAAACCTGTTGATCCAAAATACACAGAAGGAACACAGAAAGATGTCTGTTGTCCACAGTTGACCTCAAAGTTGAATAATCAGGTTCTTGCTTCATCTGTAACTTCTGCTccacaaaaaaatgaaacagtgaaCACTATGGATGCAGCTTCTACCAGACAAACTGAACAGAGGAACAGTCCACGTTCAGTTACTGCGCTGCACACAGACAGTGTATCTCAAAGTCACAATATAAATGGGAAAACTGCTTGTGGAAAAAGTCGGTCTGGTCTTCAGGCAGG TGAACAGTTATTTAAACAACCAGCAGAGACTGTTAGAAATATGAAACAGACATGCACATCAG GTCAACATTCATTCTGCTCAGAGAAAACTGAGAGAGTCAAAAGTACTTCAGCTGTATCTTCATCCCATAAAATGGCAGATTTAAGGTGTTTAG GTTGTACAGCAGGAGGACTGTCCTTGAACAGCAAAACCTTCACCAAGATGTTGCAGAGTTGCCTGCATAGGTGTGAGCACCACAGAGTCATCCTGGAGGCTGAAGAGAGATACCGAGGAGAGCTCCGCAGAGTGGCTGCTGGTGACAACAACAGATCTGCAACTCATCAGA aaatgctgctgtccTCAGTGAAGAAAGACGGGCTGTACAAAGAAATACCAACTTCTAGGAGCAAGAAGGATAGTTTCCAAA gcaTTCTTTTGACTCCAAATAGAAAAGACAAATCTAATACTTCAAAAAGAGATGAACATAGTAGAAATACTAGGTGGACTAGCAACTATAACTTGACACCTGCTTATGAAAACT CTTTACAAAAATCCCAAGATGCTAACCAGAAGAGACAGAGAGTCAAAGAGATGTGCAGCCAGAAATGtcagcatttaaaagaaaattgcacACCTTCACTTGACAAAGATGAG GGCAATGAAATGTGTTCCCTGGCCATGAGTATGAGACCTTTGAACAAGAGAAGAGTCCGAAAAGATTTCACAACTGAAGAAATCAACTGCCTTTTGAAAGGCGTCCAAAAAATGGGCAACCACTGGAATTTGATTTTGTGGTCTTACCCTTTCCAGAAAGGACGGACAAGCGTTGACCTTTCCAAGAAGTATTACAGGTTACAGGTGCAGGTACTCATCACTGAATTTTCTACTGATGACAAATGCTGGGAGCCTAGTTTTCATCATTAG
- the NAE1 gene encoding NEDD8-activating enzyme E1 regulatory subunit isoform X2, translating into MELLQELNSDVSGNFVEESPEKLLDNDPSFFNRFNLVVATQLPESTLLRLAEVLWNSNIPLLVCRTYGLVGYMRVVIKEHTVVESHPDNMLEDLRLDRPFPELTEHVQNYDLEHMDKKDHSHTPWIVIVAKYLTKWFNEKSEQLPKSYKEKEAFKELIRQGILKNENGTPEDEENFEEAIKNVNTALNRTEIPRGIEELFNDDCCLKLTEQSSSFWILVRALKEFVANEGQGSLPVRGTIPDMMADSSKFIKLQNVYREKAKKDTAAVGSHAAKLLQSLGKAPESISERELKLFCSNAAFLRVVRCRSLAEEHSPNSCSRDAIISHMDNPDSEIVLYLMLRAVNRFYKQHGRYPGVYNYQVEDDIGKLKSCLTGFLQEHGLSVVVKDDYVQEFCRYGAAEPHAVAAFMGGAAAQEVIKVITGQFVIFNNTFIYNGMSQTSATFQL; encoded by the exons AGTCCAGAAAAGCTTTTAGACAATGACCCTTCCTTTTTTAATCGGTTTAACTTAGTGGTTGCAACACAACTGCCAGAAAG TACATTGTTGCGCTTGGCTGAAGTTCTCTGGAATTCCAACATTCCTCTGCTGGTCTGCAGGACCTATGGGCTGGTTGGTTACATGAGAGTCGTGATTAAAGAACATACAG TTGTTGAATCTCACCCTGACAATATGTTAGAAGATCTGAGACTGGACAGACCGTTTCCAGAACTGACAGAGCACGTTCAGAATTACGACCTGGAGCATATGGACAAAAAG GACCACAGCCACACCCCATGGATTGTGATTGTAGCCAAGTATCTCACAAAATGGTTCAATGAG aaaagtGAACAGTTGCCTAAGAGTTACAAAGAGAAAGAAGCCTTCAAAGAACTGATTCGGCAAG gTATCTTAAAGAATGAAAATGGCACCCCAGAAGATGAGGAAAACTTTGAGGAAGCTATAAAAAATGTGAATACAGCATTAAATCGTACAGAG atTCCAAGAGGCATTGAAGAGCTTTTTAATGATGATTGCTGCCTAAAACTAACGGAGCAG TCATCTTCCTTCTGGATTTTGGTTCGAGCTTTAAAGGAATTTGTGGCAAATGAAGGGCAAGGAAGCTTGCCTGTCCGGGGCACCATTCCTGATATGATGGCAGACTCCAGTAAATTCATCAAATTGCAAAATGT ATACCgtgaaaaagcaaagaaggatactgctgctgtggggagccATGCTGCTAAATTGTTACAGTCCCTGGGCAAG GCACCTGAGTCTATTTCAGAGAGAGAATTGAAATTGTTCT GCAGCAACGCCGCCTTCCTGCGCGTGGTGCGCTGCCGCTCGCTGGCTGAGGAGCACAGCCCCaactcctgcagcagagatgcAATCA TTTCCCATATGGATAACCCTGACAGTGAAATAGTGTTGTACTTGATGCTGAGGGCTGTCAATAGGTTTTACAAGCAGCATGGCAGATACCCAG gtgtCTACAACTACCAGGTAGAAGATGATATTGGAAAGCTAAAATCATGCCTTACTGGTTTCCTGCAAGAACATGGGCTGTCTGTCGTGGTGAAAGATGATTATGTGCAGGAGTT TTGTCGCTACGGAGCTGCCGAGCCTCACGCTGTTGCTGCCTTCATGGGAG gagctgctgcacaggaagTTATCAAAGTCATTACAGGGcagtttgtaatttttaataacaCCTTTATTTACAATGGAATGTCACAGACATCAGCAACTTTCCAGCTGTAG